Genomic segment of Thermoleophilaceae bacterium:
ACGCTCTCGGCCTTGCCCTGGATGCCGGTGACCTTCTCGATCGGCCCGCCGTCGGTGGCCGCCACGCCGGGCGCGACCACGCGGGCGAGCGTGCGGTGGTCGCTCTCGATCCCCATGATCCGCGCCGCGGTCACGCGCAGGTTCGCCGTGCTGAAGTCGCGCACGCCCACGAGGTAGGCGGCGATGAACGCGTCCTCGAGCGTGACCAGGACGTTCAGCGTGGTCTGCGCGTCCGCGAACATCTTCGGCGGGTAGTAGAAGGTCGTGAAGGGCGACGGCTTGCGCGTCACGCTCTTCTCGAGCAGGTAGTGCGACATCTCCTCCTGCCGCGCGGCCTTGAGGTAGCCCTGGTCGTCCTCCGCGAGCCGCCCGAAGAACGGCGCCGTGTTGATGATGTTCGTGTAGGTGGTGACGGCGAGCGCCTCGGCGATCTGTGCTGCGACGAGGATGTTCACGTCCCCCTTCGTCACGCCGCCCTTCTTCTTGCGGGCCTCGGCGAACGACGGCACGAGGGCCTCGAGCGCGCCGCCGCCCACGAGCACACCGGCTCCTGTGGCTGCCGCCTTGCCGAGGAACTGCCTGCGGTCGGTCCCGATCTCTTGTGCGGGGGTGGTCATTGGACGACTCCTTTCGAGCAGTGGGTTGGTCTGCTTGTTCGGAGACCGGCCGCTGGCGGATCAATCGAGTCCCGGACGTGATCCGCCCGGCGGCGGCGAGCGTACGAGCGGGTGGAAGAACGTCCGCCCGAACCCGAGAGAAGGGAACCAAGGTGCCGAACATCGGCCCACTCGAACTCATCGTCGTGCTCGTGATCGCGCTCGTGATCCTCGGTCCGAAGAAGCTGCCTGACATGGGCCGCTCGGTGGGCAAGGGGATGCGCGAGTTCAAGGATGCGATCGGCGGGAACGAGCCCGAGGCGCCGGCACAGATCGCCGCCGCCGAGGAGCGGGAGCAGCCGCGAGCGGCATGAGGCGGCTGCGTCCCATCCGCGGCGACGCGCGGTTGAGCGTTGTGGATCACCTCGACGAGCTGCGCTCGCGCGTGATCGTCTCGCTCGCCGCGTTCGCCGTCGCGCTCGGTCTCTGCTTCTGGCAGAACCACCTGATCCTGCGCCTGGTGAATCGGCCGCTCCACGGGCGGCGGCCGATCACCCTCGGGCCGGCCGAGCCGTTCACCACCACCTTCCGGCTGGCCGCCTACGCCGCGCTCGTTCTCACGCTGCCCGTCCTGCTCTACCAGGCGTACGCGTTCGTGGTTCCGGCGCTCACCACGCGTGAGCGGCGGGTCACCACGCCGCTGCTCCTGATGGTGCCCACGCTGTTCCTGGCGGGCGTGGCCTTCGGCTATCTGCTCGTGCTGCCGGCCGCGCTCAAGTTCCTGCTGCACTTCAACTCGCACCAGTTCAACGTGCAGATACGCGCGGCGGACTACTACTCGTTTGCGTCGCAGACACTCGTGGCCTGCGGCCTCGTGTTCCAGGTGCCGGTGGCGATCCTCGCGCTCACACGTCTCGGGGTGGTCACGCCCGAGAGGCTGCGCCACTGGCGCCGCTACGCGATCGTGGCGAGCGCCGTGGTGGCGATGCTGCTCCCCGGCGTGGATCCCGTGACGATGGTGCTCGAGATGCTCCCGCTCGTGGCGCTCTACGAGCTGAGCATCGTGCTTGCGGCGGTGTTCGGGAAGCCGCGGGCGCTGCCGGATCCCCGCGCGCTCAGCGCTTAGGCTGCCAGAGCGCGATGGCGGCGCCGGCGGGCGTCGCGATCATGCTGCGCCAGCCCACGGGCCCCTCGCGCGGCTCCACCTGCACGGCTGCGCCGAGGCTCCTGGCGCGCTCCGTCGCCTCCACGAGGTCCGGCACCTGGACATACGGCAGCCACAGCGCCTTGGGCGTGCCGCAGCCCACCGCGCCGCCGGTCACGTCGCTGCCCATGTCGAGCGTCACATACGGGCCCGCGCCGCTCTCCACGGACTCGCCTCGCCACCCCAGCAGCCGCTCGTAGAACGACGTCGCCCGCGCGAGATCGTCGGTGTGGAGCTCGAGATGAACCAGCGGGTGGGGGGATTCTGGCCTCATGCCCTGGCACTTAGACCTGGGCTCGGGACGAAACTCATCGGCGGTCTTTAGGCTGCTTGGCATGGCCACCCAAACTCGCACCACTCCACAAAACGAGGACCAGCTGCTCGCCGCGAGCAGGAACGGAGACGAGGGCGCGTTCGCCCGCCTCGTCGAGCCCTATCGCTCCGAGCTTCACGCTCACTGCTATCGCATGCTCGGCTCGGTGCACGACGCCGAGGACGCGCTCCAGGAGGCGATGCTGCGCGCGTGGCGCGGCCTGAAGAACTTCGAGGGGCGCAGCTCGCTGCGCTCGTGGCTCTACACGATCGCCACGAACACCTGCCTGAACGCGATCGCCAAGCGGCCCAAGCGCGTGCTGCCGGTGGACTACGCGCCGGCGGAGGACCCGCATGCCGGCCCGGGCGAGCCGGTGGTGGAGTCCGTGTGGGTGGAGCCGTATCCGGACGAGATGCTCGGCATCGAGGACGGCTACGCCGCGCCTGAGGCGAGCTACGAGATGCGCGAGTCGATCGAGCTCGCGTTCGTGGCAGCGCTTCAGCACCTGCCGCCGAACCAGCGCGCCGTGCTGATCCTGCGTGAGGTGCTGGGCTTCTCGGCCAAGGAGGTGGCCGAGACGCTCGACACGAGCACGGCGTCCGTGAACAGCGCGCTCCAGCGCGCCCGGGCGTCGGTGGAGGAGCGCACCCCGGAGCAGACGCAGCAGGCAACGCTGCGCGCGCTGGGAGACGAG
This window contains:
- a CDS encoding VOC family protein; the protein is MRPESPHPLVHLELHTDDLARATSFYERLLGWRGESVESGAGPYVTLDMGSDVTGGAVGCGTPKALWLPYVQVPDLVEATERARSLGAAVQVEPREGPVGWRSMIATPAGAAIALWQPKR
- a CDS encoding sigma-70 family RNA polymerase sigma factor, whose amino-acid sequence is MATQTRTTPQNEDQLLAASRNGDEGAFARLVEPYRSELHAHCYRMLGSVHDAEDALQEAMLRAWRGLKNFEGRSSLRSWLYTIATNTCLNAIAKRPKRVLPVDYAPAEDPHAGPGEPVVESVWVEPYPDEMLGIEDGYAAPEASYEMRESIELAFVAALQHLPPNQRAVLILREVLGFSAKEVAETLDTSTASVNSALQRARASVEERTPEQTQQATLRALGDEKLKQIVDRYVEAWEKCDVDTVVAMLTEDVSFAMPPLASWFHGRESLEIFLAGWPMSGDWNWHAIQTRANGQPALAFYTWDEGENAYLPFALNVLTLRDDLISDVVAFINRATDATEREAYYRFVDEPTDPERLRATFERFGLPARIER
- the tatC gene encoding twin-arginine translocase subunit TatC is translated as MRRLRPIRGDARLSVVDHLDELRSRVIVSLAAFAVALGLCFWQNHLILRLVNRPLHGRRPITLGPAEPFTTTFRLAAYAALVLTLPVLLYQAYAFVVPALTTRERRVTTPLLLMVPTLFLAGVAFGYLLVLPAALKFLLHFNSHQFNVQIRAADYYSFASQTLVACGLVFQVPVAILALTRLGVVTPERLRHWRRYAIVASAVVAMLLPGVDPVTMVLEMLPLVALYELSIVLAAVFGKPRALPDPRALSA
- a CDS encoding twin-arginine translocase TatA/TatE family subunit: MPNIGPLELIVVLVIALVILGPKKLPDMGRSVGKGMREFKDAIGGNEPEAPAQIAAAEEREQPRAA
- a CDS encoding ferritin-like domain-containing protein, which codes for MTTPAQEIGTDRRQFLGKAAATGAGVLVGGGALEALVPSFAEARKKKGGVTKGDVNILVAAQIAEALAVTTYTNIINTAPFFGRLAEDDQGYLKAARQEEMSHYLLEKSVTRKPSPFTTFYYPPKMFADAQTTLNVLVTLEDAFIAAYLVGVRDFSTANLRVTAARIMGIESDHRTLARVVAPGVAATDGGPIEKVTGIQGKAESVDPPNNNGYERTLRWTKIGQAVKALTPFVDKTAAGKAGFDTSKAYKFAPFTPTLPEPLGDFHSFIG